Proteins from a single region of Streptomyces sp. TN58:
- a CDS encoding dihydrolipoamide acetyltransferase family protein, translating to MTIREFKMPDVGEGLTEAEILKWYVQPGDTVTDGQVVCEVETAKAAVELPIPFDGTVHALLFEEGTTVDVGQVIISVQTGGAGAEAPVQTEAAPVAEAAPAAPAAEEPAAEARQPVLVGYGVSTASTKRRPRKATAATAAQNGTAAPVAAPAAPAAAPVLPAVPAQPGGERPLAKPPVRKLAKDLGIDLATVVPTGDGGVVTREDVHAAAAAALAPQAAPAAAAPVAAQAQAPAAEAAVAAPVAEPSARETRIPVKGVRKVTAQAMVGSAFTAPHVTEFVTLDVTRTMKLVQELKDDPDLAGLRINPLLLIAKAVLVAIRRNPDVNASWDEAAQEIVLKHYVNLGIAAATPRGLIVPNIKDAHAKTLGELSESLSSLVATAREGKTSPADMQNGTITITNVGVFGVDTGTPILNPGESAILAVGAIKLQPWVHKGKVKPRQVTTLALSFDHRLIDGELGSKFLADIAAVLEHPRRLITWS from the coding sequence GTGGGCGAGGGCCTCACCGAGGCCGAGATCCTCAAGTGGTACGTCCAGCCCGGTGACACCGTCACCGACGGCCAGGTCGTCTGCGAGGTCGAGACGGCCAAGGCGGCCGTCGAGCTGCCGATCCCGTTCGACGGCACCGTGCACGCGCTCCTCTTCGAGGAGGGCACCACGGTCGACGTCGGCCAGGTGATCATCTCGGTGCAGACCGGTGGCGCCGGCGCCGAGGCGCCCGTCCAGACGGAGGCCGCGCCCGTCGCCGAGGCCGCCCCGGCGGCTCCGGCCGCCGAGGAGCCCGCCGCCGAGGCCCGCCAGCCCGTCCTGGTCGGCTACGGCGTCTCCACCGCCTCCACCAAGCGCCGCCCGCGCAAGGCGACGGCGGCCACGGCCGCGCAGAACGGCACGGCCGCCCCGGTGGCGGCTCCCGCGGCCCCGGCCGCCGCGCCGGTCCTCCCCGCGGTCCCGGCGCAGCCCGGCGGTGAGCGCCCGCTGGCCAAGCCTCCGGTCCGCAAGCTCGCCAAGGACCTCGGCATCGACCTGGCCACGGTGGTGCCGACCGGTGACGGCGGCGTCGTGACCCGTGAGGACGTCCACGCGGCGGCCGCCGCGGCGCTCGCCCCGCAGGCCGCTCCCGCCGCGGCGGCCCCCGTCGCGGCGCAGGCCCAGGCTCCGGCGGCCGAGGCGGCCGTGGCCGCTCCGGTGGCCGAGCCGTCGGCGCGGGAGACCCGTATCCCGGTCAAGGGCGTCCGCAAGGTCACCGCCCAGGCCATGGTCGGCTCCGCCTTCACCGCGCCGCACGTCACCGAGTTCGTCACCCTCGACGTGACCCGCACGATGAAGCTGGTCCAGGAGCTCAAGGACGACCCGGACCTCGCGGGCTTGCGGATCAACCCGCTGCTCCTGATCGCGAAGGCCGTCCTGGTGGCCATCCGCCGCAACCCGGACGTCAACGCGTCCTGGGACGAGGCGGCCCAGGAGATCGTGCTCAAGCACTACGTCAACCTGGGCATCGCGGCGGCCACGCCCCGCGGGCTGATCGTCCCGAACATCAAGGACGCCCACGCCAAGACCCTGGGCGAGCTGTCGGAGTCGCTGTCCTCGCTGGTCGCCACGGCCCGCGAAGGCAAGACCTCCCCGGCCGACATGCAGAACGGCACGATCACCATCACCAACGTCGGCGTCTTCGGCGTCGACACCGGTACGCCCATCCTGAACCCCGGCGAGTCCGCGATCCTCGCGGTCGGTGCGATCAAGCTCCAGCCGTGGGTCCACAAGGGCAAGGTCAAGCCGCGCCAGGTCACCACCCTGGCCCTGTCCTTCGACCACCGCCTCATCGACGGCGAGCTCGGCTCGAAGTTCCTCGCCGACATCGCGGCGGTCCTGGAACACCCGCGCCGGCTGATCACCTGGTCGTAG